A window of Rhipicephalus microplus isolate Deutch F79 chromosome X, USDA_Rmic, whole genome shotgun sequence genomic DNA:
gataataaagaaaaaatacttgACAATTTTGAACATAAATTACTTACCATAGGGACTTTTCTCGACTTCAAGAAAGCGTTCGATTCGGTTAAGCACCATATTTTATTACGGAAACTCCCTTCATATGGAATTAGAGGAAAGGCTCTAGAACTTATAACAAGTTATCTAAGCAATCGGCAACAGTACACCACTCTCGGCGACACTAAATCAAACGTAGGTAATATCAtttgtggcgttccacaaggatcAATCTTAGGGCCTTTGCTATTCTTCATTCATATCGATGATCTACCTAACATACTGCTAACACCCGATGTTGTTCTCTATGCGGACGACACCAATATATTCTTCGCCGGAAATTCCCTCAATCACCTTGAACAACAAGCAAACCTGTGGCTGACACATCTATCTGACTGACTTAAGTGTAATAGATtagaaataaacacaaaaaaaacaaaatatgttttaTTCCGCCCACGCAATAAGGCTATCACAAGCGAGCCTACAATAATATTTGAAGGGCAGAAAATCGAACGTGTCACAGCGCATAAATTTCTTGGGATACTTTTTTAAGAACACTTACACTGGTCCTTACACACCAACCACGTTCGTACCAAGATTTCCAGATCCACGGGTATAATCTGCAAACTGCGACAACTCCTCCGTCTGTGGTTGAAAAAACAACTGTATTATTCCAATGTTCACTCACATCTCCATTATTGTCTTCTTGTTTGGAGGAATACGACTAAAGCAAACACTGACGAAATTcacaccttgcaaaaaaaaagctatacgacTAATATCAGGGGTGTCATTCAGGCATCATACCGCGCCTCTCTTTAAGGAACATAAAATACTTACGGTGACCAACGTcaagaaacaaaaattggcaatgCTTATTTATAAACAGGTACGAACTGATCGCTCAAGGTTTTATCAGAGGCATCTCCCGAGAGATCACAGTCACAACCTACGGCACAGGGTGTATACATATGAGAAACCACGTAAAATTACGGCACACAAAAACTGTTGTATCAAATTTCGCATTTCCTGAACTAACAACCGATTGTAGCTTCTCTAATTGACAATACAGTCTCATGTGGCATTTTTGAAAGGAAGATACACGAACACTTCCTATTTACACAAACGTAATCACCGTCATCATCTTTGTTTCATGttccctgaagtattttcttgtGTAAATCACATTAACGTTTGGTTATATTATccaaactgtgtttcatttatcGGTCAAACTTATTCCTTATTGATGTTGTTGTCTTTTGATTGTTGAAACCCTTATTCAAATTTAAAGTTTCTTCGGGTATTTTACATGTCTTACATTAGTGTTTGTTTAtgtcctctacagtttgcttaatttgtcggacacgcatatgctttatttattttcattgccTGCGCAAAATTTTGCTCATttatgttttcctgtacatgttttgcatgtagaaacttctttatgcttaatttcttattgtctctttactttacactgagcactgtgttattttggTGTGTTTTGGGTTTACACGGggcaggcgctttgtcaggcttcTATGCCTTTTCGCCAGTCCCCTAGGCAAATTGTACCTTTCTTCTATTTTTTccttttgcctgaaataaattattGCCATGTCAttcctttatttttggttttaaatttcatagcttacctaaaataacatttaacagTCTCCACGTTGCATACTTGGCCAATCtcccaaagtgggtacgtgccatgtatctaggAAAGCAAAGCAAAGTGAGTGGCTAACAATAACGCATATTTCGTGGCTCAACGCTGTGCGCGCCACGAAATCGGCCACAATGGCCGCTTGCCTGCGCGAGGGGGGCTGCGTGTGCTCGGTGGAAGACGAAGAAGCGAGCTCGGTCTCACGCGCTGCTCCCGCCACTCCAACGGCAGGCTGGCCATGAGCTCAGATGCTCGTCGGAGGCTTCCAGCTTATGTGCGCAGCAAGAGGTAAGCTTCGTCCTCCCATTGGTTATAGTCGGATCATTTGAGTGCCGCTATCGCTAGTAACCAGGCCCTTTGCCGTCCCACATACTGCCGAACATACGCCGAGTGTTCGGCATACGCCGCGTGTTTCTCAAGACCTCCATCGGCGTTGAACTTCAGGTCTTGAGAAACACTCGGCGTATGGGAAAAGCCGACTTGACGACATGCGAGCAATCCTTCGTGGATCGATCGATACCTACCGTCTATTTCCGAAAGCAATATTCCCGTTCGGTTAGGATACATCGCGCTACTGCACAAGCGCGCCATCATGGTACTCACGTTAGCACTTTTTTTTGCTCGTGGCAGAGAGCACGTGATGGCATTCGAAATCATGGCTCCTAATATTTCTTTGTAAACCTGCTGCCCATGTTTTTCTATCACAGCGTTTGACGTACATCAGAGGGTGCTCGAAATGTGTAAATGAGGCACGTTTCACCGCATGGTTCTGGTGGGGAGGTATATTTCCTTCGTTCTCAACGTGCGCTTGCTTTGTTCTCCGTTCGGCCACTGCTCGGGCAACAACAAGTAATGTCACCTTTTCCTAGTGTATGCATTCCGCTTGTTCTTCATACTAAGCCACTTTCTCGCCTGGAATAGTTATGATGTGAGCTCATATTTCAAGGTGTTTTTATATCGGCATTGAAATACCATTTCAGAACGCGTGCCATTAttgtgaataaaaagaaaaggtatATCGTCTTCAGTGGTAACCTGCAATATTTCTGTTAAACTTTCCTCTAAAGGGTGCGTGGGTTTCGTATGCTATTTTTATTAGGAAATATAAACTTGGAATACGTATGTCAGATACCCCCTGAAACTTTCAGATCAGGCTCTATCTCAGAATTCAACAGCATTGAATTGTGTCCTTCTGGCATGCCGAAACTGCAGAAGACCCCTTCTAGTGTTTCTTCTGGCAAAAAAGTAACTGTTGAACTCAAGCTTTCCCGATTTTTTTCAGATCTATATTTGTTGCAACTGAAGTCGACTAAAGTATCTTACCTAGGAATACTTACTTCCAAGAACAGTCTTATATGAGTACCTTGTCCCCTCGTTCTACAGCTGTATTGATGACGCTGCCATTTCGGTGCAATAACGTAACATATAGTTCAACTACGCCAAATCTTTGAAAATTGGTGCAACACTTCATTAAATTACCACTTTACATACAGAAAACGCTGTAATATATATGAATGTTACATTTACCTGTGGTGTAGTTGCTCACATAGGCTTCACCACAAACAAATGGTAATTTGTTTTACTCTCATGGTGTCGTACGccatagctttgaaaatatgttcacTAGTTATTGCAATGGCCGCTTTTTATCCAGGAAAAGTTATATTTTCTATTAATGTTAGATTTAACTGTGTTATTCGCATTGGCGCCACTACAAAATGAAATCACattcttcatttattttctttcttaggTGTCGCACGCCCGAAGTGCCGGCCGCGTTGTCCTGCGTTCGCGCAACAGTGACAAAGCCTTGCGTCGCCGACATTCCATCTTTGGCAACGCCCCGGAGTGGATTTGGAAGCAGCGTGACGGTTCATCTGCGCCTGATCGACGACCTGCCTGTCTCCGTCCACAGCCGCACGATGTTGATCCGAACACGTTGCAGCGGCGACAACAGTCACTATGGGTCGACATACGCTCATCGTCGAAGCCGCAAGGTTCGGGCATCTCGTACGCGGCAGACCATCGGAAGCGGAAAAAATTTCGCCTGTCACAGTGTTGTCGATCCACAAGCGGTGAGCTGAGCTTGGTTTCGTACTCGCCACTTAGACATGGACTCTCTGAGTCCATGAAACTCGCTGCAGATGGCCAGAGCTCCGAAATTCGCCGACCTCTCAAAGACTTGTCTCTGCGTATACGCGAAGCAGCAGGACGTCAACAAAAGCCTACAGGAATACTGAGGCCTTTGGATGCCACAGTGCTGCAGGCGAAGCAGATTCGCTTTGGCCCATCATCGAACTCCCCGACATGGACTCTATCGCGACTTTACCGAGCCGGAACGCTGTATTGTCGCCCGTGTGCGCCTTCAGGGTGGTAAGCATAGCGAAACTGTAAAGAACACCTATCATCTTGCACGTGCTTTGACGAGCATTGCAGCAGCATCCAGACACATGTGGCAGCACCCTTCATGACATCGTTATCTCGAATACCATCAACTAAGAAGGATGCTATCAAGATGGCCAGTGCTCGCATGTGCTCCGTTCTGCATCCCCGTGTACTACTTGTTACGACGACGTTGCTCACTGGACATCGCAGGTTGCGGCCACGCGAATTGGTGTACAAAGGCAGTGGCCGCAACAAACCCGAAGCAGAGGCACTGGCGGCGAGAGCAAAGGAACGCCACAGCAGCCAGTCAAAAACTTAAATCGTGCTGTCAAAGGCGGGAGCTTGGACGGTGTAAACCCATCCCATACCTCGGGACATAAGGGCTTGTCGACTGCGACCCAAGTCAGAAGTGCAGTGAAGCAAGAGCCAACGAATAGCTCCAGTGGCTGTAGCCCGGCCCGAAGCCTTGGTCCGTGAAATGAAAACCTCTTGAAGGAGTTCGAGGCTCTCGTGGCCACTGCACCACCGTCTTCGCAACGATGACCCTGAAGACGAGGGTTCCTGGGTTGACACGTCGCTGAACGCAGCCGAAGGCGGGAGAAACAGATGCGTGACACCATGACCAGCCGACTGCTCAGGTCACCAGACGAGCACCACGCCCAAAATGGCAGCCAAGTTTGCTGCAAGTGGGTGCTATTTTTGCGTATTTTATGTGAACAACGTTCTGCAAGATTGACTTATTGTTGCGTGTATTGAATACAGATTCGTACAAATTCGTATATTTGCTGCCCCTTAAATAGTACCACGGTGCGGCGTTCTCGACGTATGATTCCGTGTTGATGCCCCTGAGTGCCGTCTCAGAAGACGGTATGCGAGTTCAGCGTATTATCTTCTCACAACTCGGTATGGACGCCGACGAGGAAGTGACGGCATATTTTTGAGGCATACATTAGCATATAGTGCATGGTGGCATTGCCGGAAGACCACAGCAGACAGGCACTGCGCGCACGGGTGACGGACATTCGCAGAAATGTTGCAGGCATCCAAGTTCTGGCGCATCTCCTGTACGCCGACAAAGGCCACACCAACGTTGTCGCATCAGACTGTATTTCGCTTGTAAATTATTTCGCTTGTTATATCGGAGACTTGAGCTTAGCTCAAAGCACAAAAATAAAACGTGATCTGTCGCCTTAGTGTGTTAATGTCGCCAGGAACGCAAGCATGCCTTAGGCACGGAGGCCCACACCAAGGTATAAGTGCAATGGTTTATCAAAATGGTAAATTGCTACAAACATTATTTAACTGCACAAGAGAAAATTCTTGTTATGAGCAAATTGACCAAGGAGCACAAGTTTAACAAATGAATGTGCAAGTTAGCCAGGCATGCTGATTTAAAAGTAAAAATCACATAGCCGTAGTACGAAACAACACATTATTGATTAGCCCATCAGCTTACTCTCTCTGATATATGAGAAATTACAAAGACAGTTGTACTAACTTTATAAAAACTTCCAACTTCAATCAACTTAGACAATTAGCCGTCTTCTCGGATAGAACGAACCATCGTTTTTCGACTAGTCAAGCGATAGAGACATCTTCCGAAAAGGTGATCTATATCCGACGTTCATGATTGCGAAAAAGCAATCAACCCAGAAAAAGCTTTATTCACTGCCTCTGCAAGGAGAAACTTAGACAAGTCCGAACACCACTACTGTTATGTGCTTATCTGCGAAATCTCCGAAATGCACAGATTTATGAAGGAAAAAAATGTTGCGATGAAAAAAGAATCAGCCGCCGGGATGCGATCTGCCCAATAATATTTACTACATgcatttttagaaaaaaaaacgattgagCTCTTGAAGTAGGTGGAAATAAAGATGAACTTTGAATATCTCATCGTTTGCAGATGGCATCGTGCTCTTCACTAATGATGGCACCAATTCACAAATATTTCTCGACGTATATTAGGCTATAGAAAAAGCAGAATGACAGATGGAGCTCACTCAGACCCACTCCGAAACTGTATTTTGCGCTTAAGACTCACTCGGACATGGACTCACCAAAGATTTCCTGAGCCGAACTCGCTCTGACTCACGCTTACGAAAAACATTTTTCAACCGGACTTACTCAGAAACGAACTCGCTGAagtattactcacccggactcactcagactcgcggctCGATCTTAGTCGGAGTTCGACTGAGTCGACTAATGAGTCTGTAAATCTACGATAAGCTCTTTTTATCACGATGTAAATGCTCTTTAACATCAATATCTCAGGTAATTGGTGCTCGTCTTGAAGCCTTTTAATATAGTACCTTCGACTACGTATTATGAGGTGTTCAAACCAGCAACGACAATTTTCTTGAAAAAGGTGACAACATATGATATATTTATCGAGAACTCCCTGGGTAGAGTTGGCCAGGGGGTGGAGTACACGGCAACCCCTACGTAATTCACGCCTCTAATGAATAGATATATATCTGGAGTTAACGttccaacaccaccatatgattttgagagacaatgtactggaggactccgaaattttcgaccatctgggtTCTTTAAAGGGGCCTTCAACCACTATTCCAACCCGCATGCTTTATTCGTGGGTTGTGTAAACTTAAGTACAGACAGACTAATAAAGGAAAAATGGCAGTGGTAATGGCACGTAGTCTGAAGTTATATTACTTAGAAAACTCAAAATTCAATTAAAAAGCCGCCCCTACACTCAATTTTCGCGAGGTCACTTGACCAGATTTCACTCGCCCGTCACGTTGGAGGGCTGCCCAAATGATATAAGCTGGAAGCTCCTACGTAGGAGGAGCTCGCACCCCATTGTGGCTTTCCTTTGAAGTGATGTTGACGTTGTTCCCGCAGTAATAAACGATCTGACTGAGGTACTTCTTATCGATGGAGCCATCTATAGGGCCTTGTTTTCGGGCCGTGAATCCAAGTGCCTCCTAAGGTCCATGGTCATATACTCAAAGACCAAGTGTGTAGCCTCAGACGCCATCATGACAACGTACACGAGACACACAATGTTGTGTTTTAGCTCCCAATCAAGGGACACCTCTCGTATGGCCGTGGCTGGCACGCCTTCCTCGTCACCCTTGACTCTGAACTTCTTCCTAAACTTTTGTCGTTGAACTTGAACTTTGCCTTGCACACGATGCAGTACGCACCGTGCTTTCCCGATCTTTTCCATGACGGCGTAGTTGTTCATTCTGCCCGGGCTGGTCTCGGATGCTGCAGAAATTTCAACGGTACGTGGGCGTTTATGTTGAAGCGAGGTGCAACTGGACCAGTTAACGGCCACCCAGAATGTTCGAACAAGGCGTGTGCTAGTGGCAGCCTATGAAAGCTGACCACGCGTTTTCTCTGCTCGCTATGGGATATGTTATAGCACGACTGACGAAATCGGATGACGAAATCGAAACGGACGACGAAACGGATGACGAAATCGAATAAGTATAAAATACTTGTTTGCTAAGCactttatgtatttatttatttatttactcatttttattgattgatttattgttgTTCAAATATTTTGCTTCATTTTCCATATCCTTAATTTTTGTTTGTTGATTTCTAATATTGCATTTTTTATCCAGGTCTCTCGTCATTTAAAAAAcataagcaaacaaaataaaGTATTCCGCTAAAACTACCCGGTTCTTCGCCGATCGCCCAGCTTGGGTTGCCGCGGTGGGCCGATTCTTGCCACGCACGACTGTGCTAAGGCGGCTGGTGCCTTGACTCCACAGATGTGACGAAAGGCCCACGAAAAGCGCACGCGGCTCCGCTGAAACTTTCTCCACCTCATCAGCCGTGGCACTGCCTCCGGTATCGACAAGCATTTGACTGATCTAGGATGTCGATTGATGACCTGATCATGCGACGTAATGCGGTTGTGATGTCACCATATTGCACTCTAAATAAGTAGGCATAATGTTGATATGACACATTGATGAGATTGGTGACGTCATGACGTAATGCACTTCGAATGAGCTCGCGTGGGCTTTCTTGGACATGGAACGACACCACAAATCCAAAAAGGTGTGCGCTATACCACTCCACTGCGATGATTTAGAGCACTGTACGTACAACTATGAAAGCTGTTTCTTATCAAGGAGGCGATTGCAGGGCCACCCGTATCCCCTCGGTCGCTCGTTACCTTCATATTGAGGCCTATTTTACATCCAGGTACGGAGCGTGTACACCGGGTATCTTGCTTTTGTACTGAAACAATAAAGTCGACGCTTCCGTGGCCAGCGTTTGTGTCTGCCCTCTGACATTTATTTTGTAGATACAGAATGTGTAGGAAGGGGGGGTTGGAAAGAAGCTGTCTTTCGCGCTCATTGGCGTGGTTGATTACGAAGATCCTTCTGTCTCCAAAACTAGCATATATGCGCATAGCAATCATCTAAACAAAATAAATTTTTAACGAGTCCATTTACGTAGCCAATCGCGACTAGAGCGACAGAGATGTTTTCCTCCTAAGTTAATTTAAATCCAAAGCTGTTCTGAGGTCACAACAATAACTAGTTTTGCCACCGCACTTCTCCACCGCCACCGCCGTTGGTGCTCATAACCACttgcgtgtaaaaaaaaaagacttaacAAATCAAAACTACCGAAGATTGGATTAGAGTCGAAGCTCTGCGTAACATTTAAGGGCTCTATATCACTAAGCTACGATTGGGTTTGTAACTGCGTTCCAGACTGACCGTATGCAGGCGTCATATCATCTGAGGAATTACGTTGACAGTTGTAATGGCACGTTTTAAAACAATAAAGTAAGAaccagggcccggattcacaaaactcacttacgaaaacatttttgcgcaagagaaattttattgcgtaagtcgattcacgaaacgaaaaaacgtcgtaagaggccatagttgtcacatcggccactgcaaataaagcgcgctgtgactgcccgggaacatgtcagcgatggtgatgcagctgctatatttgcttacgtcactgaaaagtgctcgtaagtggattcacgaagcgaaattgtgcgtaaaaacagcatggctgagataaaatcccaagagtggtccggaccactcttaggaacaatgtggctacttagaacctgctgccgcagcggtatactttggtgccctggctggttttgagttaattcacgcccattaagggctgcctgatgactgctggtgcgtttttatttctttcggcgctttgagcttcgcgtgttgtttcccttgtacgcagtggatggtgttgacaaccactaCCGTcgaataagttcgaagtcgcagtaattgaagaattctattgggcggcaatggcataaaactacgcatgtaaagatttgtggttggatgaaaaccaatgtgatacgtgaatggtcggtgcattctaacgcgacatgacataggatcaaccttatttgttatgttgttgtgttgcgccccatctcatccaattaaaagtgcgactcgagatccttgcctcattggtggaaattaccaccaaagaggttaatgggagcacattctttgcacgctattggaaataaaaatgagaggaagttttcagtgagtggttcataaagtttgtgctctagtgtactttcattggctctaactgtccaatggttgcgatctctgaaatacagctgtcgatacactttgggacgatctggaacaaagcgtactttgtaaaccaaagcatattaggggtgcgcgtgattacgcatggaactccaaacaaatcatgcatcttcaccctcactgttcagacaccgatatggaccatgataatatggcaagcaattggaataaaatgaccctagtaactttgtatgacaccgaaaatatgcaaaccctcacgattatggagcaaaccttggctgaattcatccctgcgtcaattaccagccatttaacttggcgcacgaacatcattcaaaggtagagtgagccactgacatgtattttgcgcgacgcagcggccacttgacctgagaataatagcgttgcgaagacgaatcccctgtcgcatgctctgatcgaagcagacgacaaacgcgagcagacgacggcttggccgacaggcacagcttgtgattggttgtgaagcaataccctctacatcagctcactccgtgacgttgccaaaacacttctttcctctggcacgcctgtcctgttcgtcatgtcacccccctcgcacataagagaaatttttgtcacgccgtgaaaatagtgcaagtactttctaagagctctcttacgtgcggtgcagttgtcgaaaacaacgtggcgtcgtaaacagcatatcggtccgtgcgactttcagcaaacgcttctcgcacgagttacttcagcgttcgtccggatgcgttgtgattacagcagctctttcagtgcgtgtgagcagtgcggaaagctgtggcagtgcaatggtgtacggtgaagcgcagcgaagcctgtgcgtcggtgtagttatcaagcggggatcggcgtcgatgtatcgacggcaactagcactcgagaagcctgcaatgtgtgtttgtgtgccggtaacagttcgttcgcttgactttccagtctctcagttgggtgctgtgcgacatttcggattgacagcgttttgacacgttacttgagtgaccccaagtacgtacgtaaacgtatgaactacgcgctcggttcttgcttcgccactagttagcccgtacgcttctatttacttgagagcaatgtactgttcgggagtgaaacgatgttcgttgtgaacagtggtgctgtgttcacgttccaagacttgtgaacaagctgtgctcgtgtgaccgaaaattgaaagacagcgttgataactgttttgcccggcgaagttgtggtggggcagcttggcgcttttgtttattaagtcgtcacttctcctttttgtgataaccatagtcctagcgctgtgatgtgatcaaccgaaactgcgagatgctacattctgttgtggattgtgttactttggaagcgcgcctagactgttcttcggtaacaacttgagagttctatgtggcagcgagagcccgtgaacgtcatgcttcccttcggcccccagaaaaagcaaagatttcaccggtgccttgctttggatgaagttgtaggccaatatcgcctaactacaggtttccgagtttatctggccatcgtttttcacggcactagagccttgacaacagccggtcatggccagttcttacactttatcaatggacgtgcacgcctggccagcccttcattgctgtcattggcagctttcagtctgcagatgccctttgcctgttggccgtacttggttcctcatgacaccgacggctactaaatgctgccatcggtgagttcaccttacagaactaaatttcaccagtactataattcacgcagttctataacgtgtgcaagtttttaagcccatcagatgtaatgtttctctatggtaagttgaagcatgaaaaatatactactactgttatatacatacatatattatggagcaaatacataaaaagtttttttgtgatttgatacaagtgagctcttgtttgattatgaggttgggcctgtcgattgaccacgtttgatagttggaaagctaatgtgaatttatttttcagaagcctggttgcacttaaaaaatttatgttattttggaaaattagttttatagacgattaccactgtgctagtactatacttcagtcgGACATATACactgcggtacgtaaattttacatgaggcttcagtttatttcaaagtgattatagcagattttggtcacattaacgaagtgatagcttcctcaaataagtattagaagtgagtgctttaatgattgtttttaaatatctcgtttttggctcttcacagatcgcagagattggtttgttaaggtcctgtgattcatcggttgaacattctggcagatcaatcctcatcattacttggagcacctgtacaaaaataggaaggacgcgttctccctaactgtgcaagcctatgtcactgctgggactgttatcattcagtggatggggcgtggaagcatgcatggcagcctcatctggaaggactgcgatctgcttgggagcttcgagcgcacaaaactgcctaacggctggctgcaaggttagtttttctttaatacatacgattacgtgaacaccacttactgtgcacaaattgaaaacccaagcatggttgctttcagtggatacctgtaatattcttacacataattcttattcaacatttatagaactaaattgcaagataattgagaatgttgaaagctgaaagcctacagcttatgaatgaaactccaataatctgaggctcaaaagcttgtgctttgaaacgagcacaaatactttgattccttattgagctctcgagcttgtgactccctctgtggatcaagtgctctggaaggaaatagcaagtgggtgaaaattgcctggctgttcacaacttgtaaggagaaagacctattgaagaagcttcagatgacatagggccagtaactgcatcttttacctaatgtagctttttct
This region includes:
- the LOC142777254 gene encoding uncharacterized protein LOC142777254 gives rise to the protein MSSDARRRLPAYVRSKRCRTPEVPAALSCVRATVTKPCVADIPSLATPRSGFGSSVTVHLRLIDDLPVSVHSRTMLIRTRCSGDNSHYGSTYAHRRSRKVRASRTRQTIGSGKNFACHSVVDPQAVS
- the LOC119162048 gene encoding cyclin-dependent kinase 1, encoding MNNYAVMEKIGKARCVLHRVQGKVQVQRQKFRKKFRVKGDEEGVPATAIREVSLDWELKHNIVCLVYVVMMASEATHLVFEYMTMDLRRHLDSRPENKAL